A genomic segment from Candidatus Poribacteria bacterium encodes:
- a CDS encoding cyclic nucleotide-binding domain-containing protein, whose product MMEMINRFRGMENFNRLISALRQQTIIHDNENLTIELAKQAEILQFEPKGELIAQDGTDDDLYFILAGRLSIVVNGREVAIRKSGEHVGEMALIDPSARRSASVIAIEQTVVAKISETAFRPLADEYPRVWQLIATELAKRLQQRNKLVLSTNPRPVVFIGSSTESLPVARAIRSNFDHDDFVVNLWTDRVFGPSRFPITELEKQVQEADFAVLVLGTDDFVKSRNEEFDAPRDNVILELGLFIGALSHERTFMVVPRGGNIKIPSDLFGLTPLDYRLENSDDFISLLGPACDLLRDIIHKIGVK is encoded by the coding sequence ATGATGGAAATGATTAACAGATTTCGTGGAATGGAAAATTTCAATCGACTTATCTCAGCTTTACGTCAACAAACCATCATTCATGATAACGAAAATTTAACTATAGAATTGGCGAAGCAAGCTGAAATCCTTCAGTTTGAACCTAAGGGAGAACTAATCGCCCAAGATGGGACAGACGATGACCTCTATTTTATACTCGCCGGACGGCTTTCTATCGTTGTTAATGGGCGGGAAGTAGCAATCAGAAAATCCGGAGAACATGTCGGTGAAATGGCGTTAATTGATCCCTCTGCAAGGCGTTCTGCGTCCGTTATTGCCATTGAACAAACAGTTGTTGCGAAAATCTCTGAGACAGCCTTCCGTCCATTGGCAGATGAATACCCCAGAGTATGGCAACTAATTGCCACAGAACTTGCTAAAAGGTTACAGCAAAGAAATAAGTTGGTACTTTCTACGAATCCACGCCCCGTTGTGTTTATAGGTTCCTCAACGGAATCACTCCCTGTTGCACGAGCAATTCGTTCCAATTTTGACCACGATGATTTTGTTGTAAATTTATGGACAGATAGAGTGTTCGGTCCTTCACGGTTTCCAATAACTGAACTTGAAAAACAGGTTCAAGAAGCCGATTTTGCGGTATTAGTACTTGGGACTGATGATTTTGTGAAAAGCCGTAACGAAGAATTTGATGCTCCTCGTGATAATGTAATTTTAGAGTTAGGACTATTCATCGGTGCCTTGTCACATGAGCGCACCTTTATGGTTGTCCCCCGCGGGGGCAATATTAAAATTCCTTCGGATTTGTTCGGACTCACTCCTTTGGATTATAGGTTAGAGAATTCCGATGACTTTATCTCCTTATTGGGTCCGGCATGCGATCTACTTCGGGATATTATTCACAAGATTGGTGTTAAGTAA
- a CDS encoding adenylate/guanylate cyclase domain-containing protein, which yields MSLVKDYAEAVEKIFKDTWTTRDGQKVPESENLGLGNDAVKLDGTVLYADLDESTNLVDNYYPEFAAEIYKAYLSCAAKVIRSEGGEITSYDGDRIMAVYIGESKNTKAARSALKINYTVTEIINPLIKKHYPSTNYRVKQVVGIDTSDLFVARTGIRGSNDLVWVGRSANYAAKLCSLSPDYPSRLTETVYNQLYESLKYSNDGRSMWELDGWENINGIRIYRSTWWWSI from the coding sequence ATGAGTTTAGTTAAGGATTATGCTGAAGCGGTAGAGAAAATATTTAAAGATACATGGACTACCCGGGACGGTCAAAAAGTTCCAGAGTCAGAAAATTTAGGGTTAGGTAACGATGCCGTAAAGTTAGATGGGACCGTACTATATGCAGATCTTGACGAATCTACAAATCTTGTGGACAACTACTATCCTGAATTCGCGGCTGAAATATATAAGGCATACCTCAGTTGTGCTGCTAAGGTTATACGATCTGAGGGTGGTGAGATCACTTCTTACGATGGCGATCGTATCATGGCAGTATATATTGGTGAATCGAAAAATACTAAAGCCGCCCGTTCAGCATTGAAAATAAACTACACAGTCACCGAGATAATCAACCCTCTCATAAAAAAGCATTATCCTTCAACAAACTACCGTGTCAAACAAGTTGTAGGTATTGATACCAGCGATTTATTTGTAGCACGCACTGGTATACGGGGATCAAATGATTTAGTTTGGGTTGGACGTTCAGCAAACTACGCAGCAAAACTATGTTCTCTTTCACCCGATTACCCATCACGACTGACTGAAACAGTGTACAATCAATTATATGAGTCGCTTAAGTATTCAAATGATGGAAGGTCTATGTGGGAACTGGACGGTTGGGAAAATATAAATGGGATAAGGATTTATCGATCAACATGGTGGTGGTCAATATAA
- a CDS encoding TIR domain-containing protein, translated as MQKYDVALSFAGEDREYAETLRDLLIAGGYKPFYDEDELASLWGKNLYDYLSEVYKDRARYCVMFLSKHYERKLWTNHERQMVQARAFQENREYILPVRIDDTEIPGIPPTIGYLDLRLITIEEVYEALDKKLSGTTPKTAATDRTTASVVEQNTTEYVLLVSEDGKSYFVPVQKAHWDSIEISLELLPESPEETAFLRTLRRHITDAFARDVHIALALREDAAWVKPQEIVETTSDSQIVWKVVFNKERRRQNANPLGEMTFGSLSPDEMAEMRARRILLDEKLGELPADFQNRTGPTGLFNEVTLEMFIRGGNGFQISASPIPSLYRFIGKSQGQFEKFARLTSVLYLKLSHTVEEILQFDLKLLNSEQVEVKFKGRRRKRAANEPPHIFQVNGTCQLSE; from the coding sequence ATGCAAAAATACGATGTTGCCCTATCATTTGCAGGAGAAGATCGAGAGTATGCTGAGACATTGAGAGATCTCCTAATAGCGGGGGGATATAAACCCTTTTATGATGAAGACGAGTTAGCAAGTCTTTGGGGCAAAAATCTCTATGACTACTTGTCAGAAGTTTACAAAGACCGAGCGCGCTATTGTGTGATGTTCCTGTCTAAGCACTACGAGCGAAAGTTATGGACAAATCATGAACGCCAGATGGTTCAAGCACGAGCATTTCAGGAAAACCGTGAGTATATTCTGCCAGTGCGTATTGATGATACAGAGATCCCAGGAATTCCACCGACGATTGGATACCTTGATTTACGTTTAATCACAATTGAAGAAGTATATGAGGCTTTAGATAAAAAGTTGTCGGGCACAACACCAAAAACCGCTGCAACGGATCGAACGACTGCCAGTGTCGTTGAGCAAAACACAACTGAATATGTCTTGTTAGTCTCTGAAGATGGAAAGTCGTACTTCGTTCCAGTTCAAAAGGCACATTGGGATTCAATAGAAATTTCGCTTGAACTGCTTCCAGAATCTCCCGAAGAAACCGCTTTTCTGCGCACATTAAGAAGGCATATCACTGATGCATTTGCAAGGGATGTTCATATTGCACTTGCACTCAGAGAAGATGCCGCGTGGGTGAAGCCCCAGGAAATTGTAGAAACCACATCCGATTCTCAAATCGTTTGGAAAGTTGTTTTCAACAAAGAAAGACGCAGACAAAATGCAAATCCCCTTGGCGAAATGACATTTGGCAGTCTTTCACCGGACGAGATGGCTGAAATGCGGGCAAGGCGTATCTTACTTGACGAAAAATTAGGCGAACTCCCAGCAGATTTCCAGAACCGAACAGGCCCTACGGGTTTATTCAATGAAGTTACATTGGAAATGTTCATTCGTGGAGGGAACGGATTTCAAATTTCTGCCTCACCCATCCCATCCTTATATCGCTTTATTGGGAAAAGCCAAGGTCAATTTGAGAAGTTTGCCCGTTTAACCTCTGTCCTTTACCTGAAACTTTCACACACAGTTGAGGAGATACTTCAATTTGATTTGAAACTTTTGAATTCTGAACAGGTAGAAGTCAAATTTAAAGGACGTCGACGCAAACGGGCTGCGAACGAGCCTCCTCATATTTTTCAAGTTAATGGTACCTGCCAACTCTCTGAATAA